AGCGCCGAGCAGGCATGGTTCGCTGTGGCAGACGATACACCCGATGTCAGCGAATTACGCGAAACCGAGATTAGCGATGAAGGAACCGATGCCATCTTCGATATTTTCAGCCCGCGATAACAGGAGAACATCATGAGCAGTTATATCAATCGTGCACAATTGCAAGGGGTTGTCGGCAATGATCCCGAATTACGTTATGTTGGCGAGAGCGGCAAAGCCGTGTGCAATGTGCGCCTTGCCACCACCAATCGCTATAAAACCGCCCATGGCGAATTTGCCGAGGAAACCGAGTGGCACACAGTCGTCGGCTGGGAAACCGTGGCCGAGCGCATGGCGCAGCTCAATAAAGGTGACTGGGCAGCCATTGAAGGCCGCATCCGCACCCGAACAGCAAAAGACGCCAAGGGCACAGAAAGAACCCACCGAGAAATCATCTGCGAGAGGGTAACGCGAGTCGATGTTTTGAAAGCAGAAACACGGGCAGATAGTGCACCGAACCAAGCGGCTGAAAAACCATCCCGTGCCAATGAACCGGCTCGACCTGATGAATCGTGGGGTGGGTTTGTTTCTTAACTTATTGAGGTTGCGCAAGTCCCAAAACGGGACAACTGTCCTCTGCTATGCGTATCCCTTCGGCGCCCCCATGTCGAGCGGATGCCGCTTGCCATGAAACAGAATGAACCGCCTAATCCATTGAAGATATTGATTTTCCGTGCGGATGCTGTAATTCTTGGTTCGGATCAAATCACGAACCTGATCGAGTAGTTTTGGCCAAGGTGTGTTTATATTCATCCATGGAGCCCTCTATTTCTTAATCAGGCAATTAAATCAAAGGAATATGTAAATGCCAACCGTGTTATACACCCACCCTCTACTGAAATATACACCTACCAAGGTGTATATTGCTTGTTAGAACCCTATGAATGCTTGGATTCTTCTTCTCCTAACCACCCTGAGCGGATATGTCACATATGACTCATTTCGATGGGGTAGCTCAATGAAAAAGGCACCATTTAGTGTCATTTCAAGCATGTGGAAAGGGGGGCTTAGCCACCTACCATTGAGTGAGCAAAACAAAATCAAAGACCGCTACACTTCTTCAATCTTTGGCGTGTTCCAATTTCAGTTATTTTTCCTGATCGTTACTATAGGTATGGCTGTTGAAACTGTTCGAGCTTTTCTGGCATGAGTTGCGGTTCTAACATCACGCTCAACCCGACCGCCCACCCGCTGCGCGGGCGGGTTCCCTCCGCGCTACGCGCTCCGGCGGCGGGTTAGCTTTAACGTTAGGCACTCCGTGATTCAGGGTGCTTTCTGTCAGTGGTTTGGCAGCCAATTCGGGCTACAAACTCACCATTCAAATTCCGGCTCGCGCCTCGTCGGGGTTTGGTGCATAGTTGCCAACAAAGGCGTGGCTCACAGGGAGGTTCCGTACAGCATGAGTTTGCAGTCTTTCCTTTGCTCCGCGCCTAACATCACGCTCAACCCGACCGCCCACCCGCTGCGCGGGCGGGTTCCCTCCGCGCGTCGCGCTCCGGCGGCGGGTTAGCTTGAACGTTAGCCACTCAGGAGAAATTTGTAATGAAGACAGCAGTACTTGCAATTGACGTTCAGAACGGGATATTCAACGCCGCCAGACCTCCTTATGAATCTGAAAATATATTAGATAATATTCGCCAGCTAATATCTCATGCTCGCAAGAATGGAAATTCCGTAATATTTGTTCAGCACGAAGCTCAAGGAGTTGTCGAATACGGATCGGATGCATGGAAAATATATGATGGGATTGCTGTTGAGGAAGCAGATATGCGCATCAGGAAAAGTACGCCAGATTCGTTTGTGAGCACTGATCTTGACAAGACCCTAAGAGACGCTGAAGTAGACCATTTGATTATCTGCGGGTACTCATCAGACTTTTGCATTGATCGTACAGTTTTCAGGGCCGCATGTTCTGGATATCGAGTGACTTTAGTTGAAGATGCTCATACCACCCACGATAAGCCGCACCTCAGCGCTGAAAAGATCCGCGAGCATCACAATTTCATTCTCTCTAAGCATCCAGCAGTGACACTAATGAAATGTAGCGAGCTTGTGAGTGGCTAACAATTCGTTGCAGGCCGACCGCCCTGACGGGCGGCGGCCTGAACTCAAACGTTAGGCCCATGAATCAGCAAGCCGTGCGTATTTATCTGGTTGCTGCGATGGGATCCAACCGCGTTATCGGGAACGGCTCCAACATCCCATGGAGGATACCTGGCGAGCAAAAGATTTTTCGTACGCTCACTGAGGGCAAGGTGGTCGTAATGGGGCGAAAGACCTTTGAATCAATCGGCAAGCCTTTGCCAAACCGCCACACCGTAGTAATTTCGCGCCAAACGCACTACCTAGCGCCAGGCTGCACTGTCGCTACAACTCTCGCACAGGCGATTGCCATCGCTGCTGAAGCTGGCAAGGATCTATATGTCGCCGGCGGAGCTGAAATATACGCCCTCGCCATGCCGCATGCCCATGGCATCTTTCTTTCTGAGGTGCACCAAACCTTCGACGGTGACGCCTTCTTTCCAAAGCTGGATGAAAAAGACTTCGAGCTTGTCTCGTCAGAAACAATTCAAGCTGCTATCCCATATACTTACTCTGTCTATGAGCGTCGAAACGGCTAACAAGTCCGTCAACGGGACGCCAAATTGCTGCGCATTTTGGTTCCCTCCACTGCGCTCCGGCGCCCGTTACGTCCAACGTTATGCATCGAAGGAGAAAATATGATTATTGATCATATTGGGATGGCTATATCAGATTATGATAAGAGTAAGAAATTTTATTCTAAGGCATTGGCGCCATTAGGTATTGGCCTCGTAGCAGAAGTACAAGGCTGGGCGGGTTTTGGTAAGGATGGGAAGCCTGAATTTTGGTTTGGTGTCCACGAAAAAATACAAAACCCGATGCATATTGCGTTCTCTGCGGTCAGCAGAGAAGAAGTCAATAAATTCTATGAGGCAGCAATTTTGGCAGGCGCAAAAGACAACGGAAAACCAGGCGTGAGAGAAATCTACCACCCAAATTATTATGGTGCTTTTGTCATTGATCCAGATGGCCACAATATCGAGGCTGTTTGTCACGCAGAGGAAAATAAATGAATGCTTATCTAATCTTGGACATATCGATCAATGACTTTGAAAGCTTTAAAGGATATATAGAAAAAATACCAGCATTCATTCAAAAACATGATGGCAGATATGTCATACAAGGTGTCGAGCCTGAAGTGATGGAGGGCGATTGGAAACCCGAAAGAGTTGTTGTTATCGAATTTCCTACAAAGGAAGGAGCAAAGGGCTTTCTTAATGATCCAGATGCACAAGCGCTATTTGACATCCGTTATAAATCAACAACTAGCAAACTTATACTTGCAGAAGGTTGTTTGTAAATAAATGCATAACAAGGCAAATCACGGACAGTCAAAAGCATCGCTTCGCTCTGTTTTGCCTGCCCGTGATTTGCGGCGTTATATGCCATCAGAGAGTTTGTGCATTGAAAAATTATATTTATTTAGATTGGAATGTACTTCAATACATGAAGCACAAAACCATTACAAAAGATTTTGATGCCGCACTATTTAAAGAATTTATTAGTGAATTATCATCAACGTACATCTTCCCCGCATCTGAAGGACATCTACGGGACCTTGCATCTTCCTCTAAAGAAAATAACCAATATATAGAAGAAGATATTTCTTTTTTAAAAGAAATAACAAAAGGTTTTATGCTGGGAGTCAACCCGGATGAATCATTGACTCCAGTTGAGGCTGATATTTATAGTGAATTTAAAAAAATTCAATTAAATACTCCCTCCCGTCCAGAGATTAAGGTGGCGGGAGGAAGCTATAGAATTGACATGGAAAAACTCTCAAAGGACAGTCTATTTAGACCATTCCTTGAAAAAAGCAGCGGAATCCTAAATTCTAGCGTTATGGATAGTTTCATAAACATGATGCAGGAGTCGATAAGCACTCCAGAAACATACAAGAAATTTCGAACAGAAGTATCAAATTTAAAATCATCATTTTCCAACAATGAAACCATCCTTAACAAGGAAAGTCCGTATTTCAAAAAACTAGAGGAAATTATAGATTATTTTGAAATAAGTAATGCTGACACCCTTCTGGAAAGATTTCCAAAAATACAAGAATCTTTTCTAGCAATAGACGGAAGAAAACTGGGGGATTTAACCAAAGGACAAAAGATAGAAAATGCTTATTTACTACTAGATTTTCACCCCTTATTTAGAGATAAAATAAATAAAAAAAAAGCCCGAAAACATGTTCAGAGACTTGAAGCACTTCTTCTTTGCATCAGACGCGAGGTATTATGTCACTGAAGATGACAGCTCATATAAGAAATCAAAATTTGTTGCTAAAGCTCTGGGGCTAAGGGTCAGGATTATGAAAATGAATGAGCTGAGATTTAAGGTAGCTTGCATATAACACGTCGTTCAATACGGACGCGCTAACGCGCGCAGATTAACTCCAACGTTACATGGGAAATCCAAATGAATCAACATGCTTTTACCGTTTTCGTACACCTAAAGGCCGAAATTAGTTGGCTGGCTCTTTCTCGTCCAGAGCGAAATGAGCTAACTCAGGCAAAAATTTTTCCAATTCTGCAAGAACATCCAAATGTTCATCACACGCATTTTGATGCCGAGGCATTTTGTGGATTTGTATCCGATATTGAAATGTTTTCATGTGATGATCCGCGCCAATTCTATTTCTTTTTTGAAAAATTCCGAGATTCAGAGCTAATTTCAAAGGGGTATTTTACAATTGTGAATATCTTCCCCGCATACGCAGATGGTTATGTTGAGTATGAAAATCGACTTAAGGCCTAACCTCGCACTCAACCCGACCGCCCACCCGCTGCGCGGGCGGGTTCCCTCCGCGCGTCGCGCTCCGGCGGCGGGTTGGCTTTAACGTTGGGCACAAGAGGTCAGGTTGTAATCTTGGACAATACCCGTTTTCACGTAATTACTGGTGCTTCTGGGGGCGGCAAGTCAACACTTGTGGCTGCACTGAAGGATCTTGGCTACTCCACTGTCCCAGAAGCGGCCCTCGCTATCATGCGAGAACAGCTGGAATGCAACGGAAAAATCCTCCCTTCAGTTGATCGCACAGCCTTTATGGAAGCGGTACTTGCCCGCAGCATTCGGGATTACGAAACAGCTCAATCACTGAACGGGCCCGTGTTCTTTGATCGAGGCATCCCCGAATGGGTGCGTTACCTTGGTGCTAGCGCAGAGCCAAGCGCTGTAGCGGCAACTTCGCTCCGATATGCCAGCACGATTTTCGTGGCAGAGCCTTGGCCGGATATTTATGTGTGTGATCATTATCGTCAACATGGCTTTGAGCGAGCAGCCCGATCATACGAGA
This region of Halothiobacillus neapolitanus c2 genomic DNA includes:
- a CDS encoding single-stranded DNA-binding protein encodes the protein MSSYINRAQLQGVVGNDPELRYVGESGKAVCNVRLATTNRYKTAHGEFAEETEWHTVVGWETVAERMAQLNKGDWAAIEGRIRTRTAKDAKGTERTHREIICERVTRVDVLKAETRADSAPNQAAEKPSRANEPARPDESWGGFVS
- a CDS encoding phage integrase N-terminal SAM-like domain-containing protein, coding for MNINTPWPKLLDQVRDLIRTKNYSIRTENQYLQWIRRFILFHGKRHPLDMGAPKGYA
- a CDS encoding cysteine hydrolase family protein, translating into MKTAVLAIDVQNGIFNAARPPYESENILDNIRQLISHARKNGNSVIFVQHEAQGVVEYGSDAWKIYDGIAVEEADMRIRKSTPDSFVSTDLDKTLRDAEVDHLIICGYSSDFCIDRTVFRAACSGYRVTLVEDAHTTHDKPHLSAEKIREHHNFILSKHPAVTLMKCSELVSG
- a CDS encoding dihydrofolate reductase encodes the protein MNQQAVRIYLVAAMGSNRVIGNGSNIPWRIPGEQKIFRTLTEGKVVVMGRKTFESIGKPLPNRHTVVISRQTHYLAPGCTVATTLAQAIAIAAEAGKDLYVAGGAEIYALAMPHAHGIFLSEVHQTFDGDAFFPKLDEKDFELVSSETIQAAIPYTYSVYERRNG
- a CDS encoding VOC family protein, which encodes MIIDHIGMAISDYDKSKKFYSKALAPLGIGLVAEVQGWAGFGKDGKPEFWFGVHEKIQNPMHIAFSAVSREEVNKFYEAAILAGAKDNGKPGVREIYHPNYYGAFVIDPDGHNIEAVCHAEENK
- a CDS encoding DUF1330 domain-containing protein, translated to MNAYLILDISINDFESFKGYIEKIPAFIQKHDGRYVIQGVEPEVMEGDWKPERVVVIEFPTKEGAKGFLNDPDAQALFDIRYKSTTSKLILAEGCL
- a CDS encoding darcynin family protein, yielding MQMNQHAFTVFVHLKAEISWLALSRPERNELTQAKIFPILQEHPNVHHTHFDAEAFCGFVSDIEMFSCDDPRQFYFFFEKFRDSELISKGYFTIVNIFPAYADGYVEYENRLKA
- a CDS encoding AAA family ATPase — protein: MDNTRFHVITGASGGGKSTLVAALKDLGYSTVPEAALAIMREQLECNGKILPSVDRTAFMEAVLARSIRDYETAQSLNGPVFFDRGIPEWVRYLGASAEPSAVAATSLRYASTIFVAEPWPDIYVCDHYRQHGFERAARSYETTISAYIGAGYKTCVLPKASVQERVEFIRAKLETIAQQGAPADVKTASQFRRG